GCTTCGACTGGTTTGTCTCGGGGAATCGTCCCCGGGGAACCGCCGAGGACCCCTGTGATGGTTGCGCCAGACGACAAGAACTCCCTGAAACGTACCCCCCTTTACGACCTTCACGTGTCGCTCGGCGGCAAGATGGTGCCGTTCGCGGGCTATGACATGCCCGTGCAGTACCCCGCTGGCGTGCTGAAGGAGCACCTCCAGACCCGCACCCAAGCCGGCCTGTTCGACGTCTCCCATATGGGCCAGCTCGCGCTCCGGCCGAAATCCGGCAAGATCGAGGATGCCGCCCGCGCGCTGGAACGGCTGGTGCCGCAGGATATCGTGGCGATTGCACCTAGCCGGCAACGCTACGCCCAGTTCACCAATGAAGACGGCGGGATTCTCGACGATCTGATGGTTGCCAATTTCGGCGACCACCTGTTCCTGGTCGTCAATGCCGCCTGCAAGGACGCTGACGAGGCGCATCTGCGCGCGCATCTCTCGGACGACTGCATCATCGATTCGCTTGAAGACCGCGCGCTGATCGCGCTGCAGGGCCCGAAGGCGGAGTCAGCACTGGCGAAATTATGTGCAGAGGCGCCCGCCATGAAGTTCATGGACGCCGGCCCGCACACGGTTGCCGGGCTCGACTGCTTCGTCTCGCGTTCCGGCTACACCGGCGAGGACGGTTTTGAGATTTCAGTCCCCGCGGCCGACGCTGAACGTCTCGCCAAAACACTCCTGGAAAACCCGGACGTAATGCCGATCGGCTTGGGGGCTCGCGACAGCCTGCGGCTCGAAGCCGGGCTCTGCCTCTACGGCCACGACATCGACACCGCGACGACGCCGGTCGAAGCTGCGCTGGAATGGTCGGTGCAGAAGAGCCGTCGCAGCGGCGGCGCACGCGCCGGCAGCTTTCCTGGCGCGGACAAGATCCTCGCGCATTTCGACAACGGCGCATCCCGCCGCCGCGTCGGCTTGCGCGCCGAGGGCCGCGCGCCGGTGCGCGAGGGCGCGCTGCTGTTTGCCGATAGCGCGGGCGGCGAGCCGATCGGAAAAGTCACCTCGGGCGGCTTCGGCCCGAGCCTGAATGCGCCGGTCGCGATGGGCTATGTGCCCGCGGCCCTGAGCGCGCTTGACACAAAAATCTTCGCCGAGGTGCGCGGGCAACGTTTGCCGCTCACCGTCGCCGCCATGCCCTTCGTGAAAAACACCTACAAACGCTGAGGACAAGACAATGACCACGACGCTGTACACTTCCGACCACGAATGGCTCGCCATCGACGGCGATGTCGCCACCGTCGGCATCACCGATTATGCGCAGCAGCAGCTCGGCGACGTCGTGTTCGTCGAATTGCCCAAGGTCGGCCGCGCGTTGAAGAAGGCCGAAGCCGCCGCCGTCGTGGAATCCGTGAAAGCCGCCTCCGACGTCTATGCGCCTGTTACGGGCGAAGTGCTCGAGACCAACGATGCCCTCGCCGCCGAGCCGGCGCTGGTGAACTCGGACGCGCAAGGCAAGGCGTGGTTCTTCAAGATCAAGATTGCCGACAAAAGCGAGCTCGGCGGCCTCATGGATGAAGCCGCCTACAAGGCACATACGGCGTGAAGATCATGAGCCGAGCCGCCGCCCCACACTCACTGTCATGCCCCGCGAAGGCGGGGCATCCAGTAAACGCAGCCGGTTCGGCTAGACCCGAGAGGCCGCGGCGTACTGGATCGCCCGCCTTCGCGGGCGACGACAGCAACTCCTAGCGAGGACCCATGATGACCG
The genomic region above belongs to Bradyrhizobium arachidis and contains:
- the gcvT gene encoding glycine cleavage system aminomethyltransferase GcvT, with protein sequence MVAPDDKNSLKRTPLYDLHVSLGGKMVPFAGYDMPVQYPAGVLKEHLQTRTQAGLFDVSHMGQLALRPKSGKIEDAARALERLVPQDIVAIAPSRQRYAQFTNEDGGILDDLMVANFGDHLFLVVNAACKDADEAHLRAHLSDDCIIDSLEDRALIALQGPKAESALAKLCAEAPAMKFMDAGPHTVAGLDCFVSRSGYTGEDGFEISVPAADAERLAKTLLENPDVMPIGLGARDSLRLEAGLCLYGHDIDTATTPVEAALEWSVQKSRRSGGARAGSFPGADKILAHFDNGASRRRVGLRAEGRAPVREGALLFADSAGGEPIGKVTSGGFGPSLNAPVAMGYVPAALSALDTKIFAEVRGQRLPLTVAAMPFVKNTYKR
- the gcvH gene encoding glycine cleavage system protein GcvH — translated: MTTTLYTSDHEWLAIDGDVATVGITDYAQQQLGDVVFVELPKVGRALKKAEAAAVVESVKAASDVYAPVTGEVLETNDALAAEPALVNSDAQGKAWFFKIKIADKSELGGLMDEAAYKAHTA